A region from the Triticum aestivum cultivar Chinese Spring chromosome 3D, IWGSC CS RefSeq v2.1, whole genome shotgun sequence genome encodes:
- the LOC123077917 gene encoding uncharacterized protein, giving the protein MSVKACFGNVANALVDWDGGRDHCPWRGSSPATPTPWPGGSSKEARLQQKSLNAFQASVRRTSFQRANCHSCTLTPDACETPKTISSSTVSSPSSGSLSSAPSTEWADRNGTSTVLFRQSSLPSQCDHTLVNINRSILKLAL; this is encoded by the exons ATGTCCGTCAAGGCGTGCTTCGGCAACGTCGCCAACGCGCTCGTCGACTGGGACGGCGGCCGCGACCACTGCCCCTGGCGGGGGTCGTCGCCTGCGACACCAACTCCTTGGCCTGGAG GAAGCTCAAAGGAAGCAAGACTtcaacaaaaatctctgaatgcatTCCAAGCTTCTGTACGGCGTACGTCGTTTCAAAGGGCAAACTGTCATTCGTGCACTCTTACACCTGATGCCTGTGAAACACCCAAGACCATATCTTCTTCAACCGTTTCTTCTCCTAGCTCTGGAAGCCTTTCCAGTGCGCCCTCAA CAGAGTGGGCTGACAGAAATGGAACATCAACTGTATTATTCCGCCAGTCATCTCTGCCATCGCAATGTGATCACACACTCGTAAATATAAATAGGTCAATCCTGAAGCTAGCCCTTTAG